The sequence GGGCGTGCTCATGCCCGTGGCCATGGTCATGCCCGTGAGCGTGCGCATGGTCATGACCGTGGTCATGGTCATGCTTGCACCCCGGCCCGTGCACGTGCGTCTCGGCCTTCGCCGGGCCGATGACCTTCAGCTCCTTGAAGGAGAACTTCCCGGCGGGCTTCACGGCCGCCAGTGACGGGCCGTGGTCGTGATTGCACCCCGGCCCGTGGACGTGAGGCTCGCCATGTCCGTGCTCATGCGCTTCGCCGGACGACGCTTCGCTCTTCTTCTGCTCGGACATGGCGTGTCTCTTCCTGATGCTAGTGGCGGTGGCCGCCGTGCTTGCGGGACGTGGCGGGGGAGGGCGCACTCACGGGCTCGGGCTGCTTCGCCTCCTCCTCGTGGTGGTCCTCGTCCTCGTGCTCCTCGGGGATGGGCTGGGTGAACTTCTGTCCCGCCACCTCCAGGGTGAAGGCCTTGCACGTGGCCGGCACGTCGAACTCCAGCACCGCCGGCAGCCGGCCCTCGTACGACTTCAGCACCTTGCCCTGCTCGTCGGTGATGGTGCCGCCGGCCGCGACGGTCATCGTTTCGTCCACCAGCACGGCCACCAGCTCCGCCATCTCCTCCATGCGGTCGGCGATGCGGTGGCACCAGAGGTGTCCCACGCCCGGATACTTCTCGTGGGAAATCTCCTCCATCTGCTCCTCGTCCACCTGGTCACCCACGCCGACGAACACGAAGTTCATCCGGGGCAGGCGGCCCGCCGCGATTTCCTTCGCCACCTGCGTGGCGTAGGCCCGCACGTCGTTGCCATCCGAGAGCTGCGAGTCGGTGATGATGACCGCGAGCCCCTGCTTCGCGCCCTTCGGCACCTGCTGCTTCATGTGCGCCACGAAGTCGCGCAGCACCGGCAGCATCACCGTGGCCTTGCCGTAGAAGCGCGGCCCCGGGAAGCGGTAGTCCTTCGCCTGCACCGCCGTCAAATCACCGAGCGCCTCCAACTGGCTGCCGTCGCCCGTGGCCCAGTACGCCACGCGCACCGCGCCGTCGCGGTCCTTGCTCGCGAGGTACTCGAGCATCCACCGCATCTGCGGCTCCACGAGGTTCTTCACTGGCGCCAACTTCGCCAGCACCCCGCGTGGGCCGTACTCGTCCTCCATGCTCGCCGAGCCGTCCATGTAGAGGGCCACGTCCAGCCCCTCCACCGTCGGGTCGTGCAGCAGCGTGGCGACGACCTTGCTCCCCATCCGGTGCACGTCCGAGAACGGACGCACGATGACTTCATGTCCGGCCATCAGTGGTGGTCCTCGTCCTCATCGTGGTGGTCCTCATCCGGCAGCGGCTGCGTGAAGCGCTGGCCGTTCACCTCCAGCGTGAAGCTCTCGGCGCCCTCGGGCACGTCGAACTCCAGCACCGCGGGCAGCCGGCCTTCGTACGTCTTCAGCACCTTGCCCTTGTCGTCGTAGATGGTGCCGCCCGCCGCGACGGTCATGTTCTCGTCGACGAGCACCGCCACCAGCTCCGCCACCTGGGTGATTTCCTTCGCGATGCGGTGGCACCACAGGTGCCCCACGCCCGGGAACTCGGTGTGGGCGATGTGCTCGAGCTGCTCCTCGTCGATGCCGTCACCCACGCCGACGAGCACGAAGTTGAGGCGCGGCAGCTTGCCGGCGGCAATCTCCTTGGCCACCTGCTCGGAGAACTTCTCGACTTCCTCCGCGTCGTGGAGCTGGCCGTCGGTGACGATGACGGCGCACCCTCGGCGGGCGCCCTGCGGCACCTGCTCCTTGAGGTACTTCACGTAGTCCTTCAGCGCGGGCGTCAGGTACGTGTGGCTCCCGAGCTTCTTCGCGCCGGGGAACTTGTACTGCTTCACGTCCACGCCCTTCAGCTCGCCCACGACTTCCACTTCACGGCCGGACGCGCCGCACGCCCAGTAGGCCACGCGCAGCATGCCGTTGCGGTCCTTGGTGGCCAGGTACTCCAGCATCCACTGCACCTGCGGCTCGACCTGGTTGGCGGCCTCCTTCAGCGGCGCGCCACGAATCCACTCCAGGAAGCTGCGGGAGGGCGTGTTGTACGTGTACTCGTCCTTCATGCTGCCCGACGCGTCCATGTAGATGGCCACGTCCAGGCCCTCCACGGTGGGGTCGTGCAGCAGCACCGCGCGCACCTTCCCCTCCTCGACATGGAGGTCGGAAAACGGCTCTACCGGCTTCTCGTGTCCCATGTGTTCCCCCTGCGGATGAAGCGCGACGGTACCGCCCCCCAGGCAGGCGTCGCAATCTCGACGCTCACTCGTCGAAGTCGCTCATCCAGTCCGGCTTCTTCACCGCCGGAGAGGGAGCCGCCGAGGAGGCCTTGGGCTTCGCGGGTGCTGGGGAAGCAGGCGCGCCGAAGTCCGTCATCCACGCGGGCGTGCCGGGCTTCGCGGGCGGAGGCGGCGCGGTGAAGGCCGGCTTCGCGTGCGTCAGCTTCGGCTGCGCGCCGCCGGGGTGGGACGCGGCGTGCGCGTCCAGGAAGTCGCGCATCCAGTCATCCGGGCGCGGCGGCTTCGGCGGCTCGCGCGGAGGCAGGGGACGCTTGGGCACCGGCGCCGGTGCCGCGGAGACGGGCGCGGCTCTCGGGAGCGGCGCGCTGCCTCCGGCACGGACCAGCGGGCGCAGCACGCGCTCCGTCTCGCTCGGCCAGCCCGGAAGCGCCTCGAGCGCCTTGCGCGCCACCTCGATGAAGCCGGGCGCGCCGGCCTCGGCGGGCACCTTCACCTTCTCCGCGCGCAGCCACTCCGCCATGCGCGTGAGCAGGCCCGGGTGGTTGCGGCGGAGGGTGGCCACGTCGCCCTTCACCTCGTAGCCGCGCATCTCCAAATCGGCGATGGCCATGGCGCGGCTGGGCACGGGCAGCTCCATCCGCGCGAGCGGCTCCGGGCCTCCGTGGGCGCGCGAGTCCTCCTGCAGCTGCGTGAGGACGTCATGGAGGATGCGCGCCACCATCGGGCCGTTGGAGGCGTTGCCGACCTGCAGCTCCGGCGGCACCACGGGCCAGGCGAGCACCAGCCCGCGCCCTTCCGCGAGGCGCTCGGGACGGTCTCCGGGGAGCAGCGCGTGGTAGCCGCGCGGCGCGGCCGGGCTCTCCGGCGTCTGCACGTAGTGGAAGGCGTCCGCCGCGCCGTGCACCATGCCGGCGAGCACATCGCCGCGCGTCACGGTGAGCTGCCCCGGCACGCGCATGGGCGCGTCCGACGGCCACGGGCCGGAGAGGTGCCCGTAGAGGTACACGGGGTCGTTGAAGCCCTCCGCGTCGGCGGGGTGCTCCACCAACTCCACGGCGAAGAAGTACAGCTCGGACGCGGCGATGCGGCGCGGCGTGCGGCCCGAGGCCACCTCGTGGTGCGCGAGCTGCGCGAGCGTGGCGGGTGGCAGCGCGTCCCGCTCGCTGGCGGGCACCACGTGGACGTTGCCCACCGCGTCGATGCCCACCACCCACTCCTGCTCCAGCAGGTGCGGCGCCTCCAGGCGGAACGCGTCCACCACGTGCGACATCTCGGAGGCGTCCGAGCGGACGGGCTCGGCCGCGCTGGCGGCATGGGGAACGAAGTAGCGGGGGTGGCTCACGGCGGAATGGAAAGGCTGGCAAGTGAAACGGGCCGGGAGGAGTGTCCTCCCGGCCCGCGAAAATGGCCAGCGCGCGCGTCTACTGGTCGTCGCAGGGCGTGCCCAGGCGCATGCCCTCGTAGACACCCAGGTCGTTGTAGATGAGCGGCAGGTTCTCCTGCACGGGCACGTGGCGCAGCTCGAAGGACTTCTTGGTGTTCTCAATCCACACCGAGTTCTTCTCCCGGTCCAGCACGAGCCGCAGCTCGCCCTTCTTGGTGGAGAAGATTTCGCCCTCGGAGTCGGAGACGACGTTGGTCATCTTCTGCTGCTTGAGGGTGCCGCGCGGACCGATGAAGACGCGGTAGCTCTTCTGCTGGGACGATTGGACGCCCCGGTCCACGAAGTAGTAGTTGCCCTTCGTGTCGCGCAGGAGCGCGTGGGGCGCGTACTGCTGCGGGTTGGGCTGGTACGTCGCCTTGCGCAGCAGCTCCGCCGCCTTCGAGCCCTCCATCAGCGTGAGGGGAATCTCCTTGGGGCCGCAGTGCAGGGCACAGGAGCCCTCCTTCTTGTCCAGCTGCACCGAGGAGATGACCCGGTAGTCCATCCCGCGGAAGTTGGGGTTGGAGTCCTTGTTGAAGAAGCGCGGCTCCAGGAACGAGTTCGAGGAGGCGTACCGGCCGGGGCTCGGCACCTCGACGAAGGTCTTCCCGTCGCCGTAGTACATGACGCCCTGGTTCTCGTCCTCGCGAGGAGCCGCCATCACCACGTAGTGCCCCTTGTTGTCGGTGCACACGGAGGTGGCCTCCATCAGCATCTTCTCGCCGAGGTTCTCCTCCTTGCCCCACGGAGGCGTGACGGTGTCGGCGGCGAAGGACGTGCCGCACGCCAGGGACAGGGCAACCGCTGCGAATCGCTTGAAGTTCATCGGGAAGGCTCCGGCCTACAGGTTCTTCTTGAAGAACTTCGTGGCGTACTGCTCCTGGTTGCTGGCGTCCTTGGAGGTCGTCCAGATGAGGCGGTCGGCCTCGAGCTTCGTCTCCAGCTCCGGGCCGAAGCGGCAGCTCACCTGCTTCACCTTCTCCTTCACCGTCTGCTTCGCGACGTTGGAGACCTTGCACAGCTCCTTCAGCGCGGTGAGCGGGGACTCGCAGTAGTTGGAGATGCTCAGCTCCTTGAGCTGGTCATCGGTGACGCTGTTCCAGTCGATGGCGGCAGTCACGGCGGTGCCGCAGGCGTTGTTCATCTCCAGCAGCGTCTCCGCGTAGGCCTTGTCCTGCTGGGCCGCCTCGCCCTTGCGGTCGAAGGCCATCAGCTTCGTCAGCGTGCCGTCCGCCTGGAGCTTCTGGTACTGCGCGTAGACCTCCTCCGGCTTGAGGGCGGCCGTCTTCTTCTCGTCGAAGGTGACGCGGATCTCCTGCTGACGGCCGGGCACGTACAGCTCATAGGTCTGGTCGCGCACGACCAGCGCCGAGTAGCCACGGCCATGCCACTGCGTGGTGTAGTTGAAGCGGTCCGAGCTGCGGGAGCTCCAGTCATTCAGCTCGTAGGGGAAGACCTTCCCGTCGAACTCGGAGCCGGTGCCGCGCACGCGGAGGAGGTACTTCTTGGCCGAGCGCGGCGCGAGGGGCACCACCGCCACCTCCTCGCCCTCCGGGCCGGAGTACACCTTGCCTGCTTCCACCGGCGACGCCGCCAGGGCCGTGGTGGCTCCCAGCGCGACTGCCGCGACAATCACTGCGACCAGGTTTCTCAAGCGAATCACCTCGTGATGCGGAATGAGGGCCCCCCTTGGACAAAGGCCCTGTGGGTCGAAGTTCCCTACGGTTCAGGGACTGAGGTCGGTTTCGTGCTGCTGGCAGTACTTGAGGACGCGGGCCCGGTCGGAGCGGGCCACCTTCGCCAATTCGCCCCTCGCACCGCCCAGGTCCCCCATCTGGCAGAAGCCCCGGGTGGTGAGCGAGTACGCGGCCGCGGTCTTCTTCACGCGCAGGCTCTTGCGGGCGATGTCGACGGCCGCCTTCCCGTCGCCCGACGCCAGCGCCTTCTCGCCCTCCGCGAGGAGCTGCGCCACCTCCTCGGGCAGGACCTCCTTCGTCTCCGGCCGCCCCACGGGACGCTCGGGGGTCTTGTCCGGCGGGGTGTTGGCCACGGTGGGCGGGGTGGCCGTGGTGCCCGGCTCGGTGCCATTGGGCGTCGCGGTCTGCGGCGGGGTGCCCGGCTCGGTGCCATTGGGCGCCGCGGTCTGCGGCTGGGTGCCCGTCGCGGGCTGCTGCACGGCGGCGACCTGCTGGATGCCCGTCGCGGGCTGCTGGGTGCCGGTGTTCGTGCCCGTCGCGGGCTGCTGCACGGTGGCCTGCGGGTTCGTGTTCGGCGCAGGGGTGGACGTCCCGCTATGGCCCATCCACCAGACGACGCCACCGCCCGCGACGAAGAGCGCCACGGCCGCGGCAATCAACGGTGCGCGGCCCTTCGCCGCCGGCTGCGGTGCCACCGGCACGCCGACGGGCTGGGCCGCCGCCACGGGCATGGAGACCGGCTGCGAGACGGGAGCGGCGACGGGCTGCGCGGCCGCCATCGCGCCGGACTGCGACGCGGGTGTCGCCACTCCAGGCTGTTGTGAGCCGGGCGCAATCGAGAAGGGCAGCGGCTGCGGCACGGGCTGCGACGGCGGCGTCATCGCGGTGACGGGCTGCGGCGCGCGCGGAATCACGCCGTCGGTCTGCTTGGAGATGAGCGTGGGCTCCAGGGCCGGCGGGTCCATCCGAGCCATGCCCGAGGGCTCGGGCTGCACCATGCCCATGCGTCCCGTGGACGGCCCACCGCTCGCGGGCTGCACTCCGAAGCGCCCGGTGCCTGAGCCGCCCGGAGTCATCTCCACGACGCCCATGCGGCCCGTGGCGTCCGGCGCCACCCTCACGCTGCCTGGAGCCACCGTGGCCTCGAAGGCCTCGGCCGCGTCCTGCTGCGTGGGCAGGGCAATGCCCGACGGCGCCTTCGGCGCGTCCTGCGAGGGCAGGGCGATGCCCGACGGCGCCTTCGGAGTGCGCGGCAGGGGCTGCGCGCCCGACGGCGGAGACAGCGTGTGCAGCGGGCTGCCCGTCAGCGCTTCCACGAAGGAGGCCACGTCGGGGTAGCGCTCGTCGGCGCTCTTGGAGAGCGCGCGGTGCACCGCGGACACGGCACTCGCGGGGGCCTCCGGGCAGAGCGGGCCGAGGGGCTCGGCCGGCTCGTACACCACGCGGAAGATCATCTGCGCCAGCGTGCCCGCGCCGAACACGGGCTTGCCGGACATCATCTCGTAGACGATGCAGCCGAGCGCGAAGATGTCCGTGCGCGCGTCGATTTCGCGGTTCTTCCCCATCGCCTGCTCGGGCGACATGTACTGCGGCGTGCCGATGAGCGTGGCTTCCTGCGTCTGCAGCGTCTCCGAGGTGAGGACCTTGGAGATGCCGAAGTCGAGCAACTTCAACCGCTGCCCCACCACGCCGCCGGAGTCGGTGGGCACCAGGAAGACGTTGGCTGGCTTCAAGTCGCGGTGGACGATGCCCGCGCCGTGCGCCGCCTGGAGCGCCGAGCCCATCTGCCGCGTATAGGAGAAGACCTCGTCCAGCGGGATTCGCCCGCGCTCCAGCCGGGACTGGAGGCTCTCGCCGCGCAGGAACTCCAGCACCAGGAACGGGGTGCCGTCCTCCAGCGTGTCGTAGTCCAGCACCTCGACGATGTTGGGGTGGCCGAGCCTGGAGGCGATTTCCGCCTCGCGCCGGAAGCGGGTGAAGATTTCCTGCGTCAGGTGCTCACCGCCGCGCAGCACCTTGACCGCCACCTGCTTGCCGGGAAGCCGCAGGTGCTGGGCCAGGTACACCGAGCCCATGCCGCCCCGTCCCAGCACGGAGGCAATCTTGTAGGTGTTGCGCAAGACGGTGTCGGTACGGAGGTCACCGTCGGAGGGTCGGGTCATGGGGTCGGGGCTCGCGGGTGTGGCGGATGCTGATTTCCCACCATTCCATCCTCCCACCCCACCTACAGGCAACCCTCCTGTCGTCGTATCCGACCCGGGGCGGGAAATTGACGCGGGGCGGAACCCGGGAGGGTGGCCCCGGTGTCCCAGACTCCTGATTTCCCGACAGGTGGACACCGGGGGGCCTCGGGATCCGCTGGTGGGTTTCCGCCAGCCTGCTAAGGAAGCAGGCGCCTATGGCGACGGACAAGCCCCAGCCCCAGGACGCGCTCGAGGTTCGCGTCCGCCGCATCCACCGCAGGGACCTCAACCGGACCTGGGAGTTCCTCAAGCTCGTCTTCCGCGACGTCAACCGCGAGACGGTGGAGTACCAGCGCCCGCGCTCCAAGCGGCGCTTCATGGAGGTCTACACCTCCGAGTGGATTGAGCAGCTCCTCTACGAGGTGGACGGGGAGATTGTCGGCTACTCGGAGTGCGCCTTCGAGGCCACCGGAGACGACAACTGGGTGAACCCGCGCTGGTTCGAGAAGCGGGGCATGCGGCCGCTCTTCGTGGAGGAGCTGGCGGTGCACCCGGACTACCAGGGACGCGGCGTGGGCAGCTTCATGATGGATCAGCTCCAGCACCTGGCCCGCACGCGCGGCTGCACGCACCTGGTGCTGGAGGTGGCGGAGAACAACGAGTCCGCGCTGGCGTGGTACCGGGCGCGCAACTTCTACAAGCTGGATGCCGCCATCTTCATGGCGCAGAAGGTGCCCGGCGAGCCGGACCTGCTGCCCCCGCGCCGTATCAAGCGGCGGCCGAAGGTCTCCCCGGAGGCCGCGGCGAGCCCCAACACCGGCCCCATGCCGGAGACGCCCGCCGCGAAGCCGGCCGCGCGCAAGGGACGCGCGGCGGCGAAGAAGAGCGGCTGACGCCGGCGCGGCATGGCCCGCCAGGCGTAAGGAGCGAGGCCGCAGAGAACGGTGGCTGAGCCAGCACGCTTCCGTGGCCGGGCTCCCGGGACGTTCGAGGCGGCGCGGAGGGCACGGCGCCCTCCGCTCGCACCTCAAGGCTTCACGGGAGCGGGCGCCAGCGTTCGGGTGAAGAAGCGCACCGCGTCCGCGGTCCACTCGCGGTGGAGCTTCTCGCGGTCCACGCCGGGCGGGTCCTCGCACAGCTCCGGCTCTCCGGCCTTCGTCTCCGGAGTGCACGGGGCGAGGAAGACGTAGTGCCCCGCGCGCGGGACGAGCGTGTACTCGGGTTTCGTGGGCAGCGACGCGCGCACGTGGCCGGCGTGGTCCGCCACCGGAAGCACCTCGTCCTTCGCGGCGGCGTACAGGCGTACGGGCACCTTCACGTTCTTCAGGGCCGCCTTGTCGAAGAAGACGCCCACCGGGGCCATGGTGAAGATGGCGCGGATGCGCGGCTCCGCGGTGTCCTTCAGGTCCGGACGCGTGACGCGAACCTTCGGCAGGATTCCGCAGAGCACGGTCTGCTTCTTCGAGCGGCAGTACTTGTCCAGCCGTCCGAAGTCCGGCACCGCGCCCGCCAGCAGCAGCGTGGTGTAGCCCCCGGCGGAGAAGCCCAGCGCGCCCACACGGCCCGGGTCCACCGAGGGCCCCACCGTCGGGTCCGCCAGCACGCCGTCGAGCAGTGCCCGCACGTGGAGGGCCCGTCCGAGCCACACCGCGTCCGTGCCGGCCAGCGGGCCATTGGCGTCCTTGTAGCTGGCGCCGGGGTGGTCCAGCGACGCGACGACGAAACCCTCGCGCGCGAGCGCCGTGGCGAAGTCGTGGTGTCCCCACCGGCTGCCGCCATGCCCGTGGGAGATGAGCACCAGCGGGTAGCGGCCGGGGACGGGCTCCAGCTCGCGTCCCGCGTCGACGCGCCAGAGGTCCACGGGGAGCGGCTCGGAGGGCTGGGTGGCCGGATAGAAGACGAGGCCCGTCATGGGGCCGCCGCCGACGGGGTCCTTCAGCGCCAGCTCGCGGAAGCCCACGCCCGCGGCCTGGGCGGCGGCCGTGGTTCCCAGCAGGAGGGTGAGGAGCGCAAGGGCTCGGCGGAGCGGTCCGGACAGGTTCATGCCGGACATCACGCGCCAGCGACACTTCGATTTCAAGCGTCCGTTGCTGTCGCGTCCCGGATGCGCAAAAGGACGGCGCCCGTGCTTCCCCGCGAGGAGGGAGGCACGGGCGCTGGAGGACTGCCTCTCCAAGGAGTCTCGCCGTCAGGCGGGCAGCGGCACGGAGGGGCCGCGCGGCTCGGCGGGCTCCGCGACGGGGGCCGAGGCCGCGGCGGCGGGCACGTGCGGCGCGCCGGGCGCCACGGGCACCTCGCCCACCGTCTCGCCATGCTGGCTGAGGTCGAGCCCCAGGTCCTCCTGCTCACGCGTGACGCGCAGCGGGACGAAGAGGTCCACCAGCTTGTAGAGCAGGTACGAGCCCACGAAGGAGAAGACGGACACCAGCACCAGCGCCAGCATGTGCATGAGGAAGGTCTTCGTCTGCCCGTAGATGAGGCCCACGTCCTTCGCCAGCACGCCCGTCAGCACCATGCCCACCACGCCGCCCAGGCCGTGGCAGGGGAACACGTCCAGCGTGTCGTCGATGGCGGTGCGGCTCTTGAAGTGCGCCGCCGCGTTGCTCACGAAGCTGGCGACGAGGCCCACCACGATGCTCTGGCCCACGGTGATGAAGCCCGCCGCCGGCGTCACCGCCACGAGGCCCACCACCGCGCCCACGCAGGCGCCCATGCCGCTCGGCTTGCGGCCGCGCAGCCAGTCGAAGGCCATCCACCCCAGCATCGCCGCCGCCGAGGCCGTGTTCGTCGTCGCGAAGGCCAGCGTCGCCAGCGACGAGGCAGACAGCGCCGAGCCCGCGTTGAAGCCGAACCAGCCGAACCACAGCATGCCCGTGCCCAGCATCACGAAGGGGACGTTGGCCGGCGTGTGCGGCGCGTTCTCCACGTGCACCGTCCGCCGCCCCAGCACCAGCGCGCCCGCCAGCGCCGCGAAGCCCGCGGACATGTGCACCACCGTGCCGCCCGCGAAGTCCAGCACCCCCCACTGGCGCAGGAAGCCCTCCGGGTGCCACGTCCAGTGCGCCAGCGGCGCGTAGATGAACAGCGTGAAGAGCACCATGAACAGCACGTACGCCTTGAAGCGCACCCGCTCGGCGAACGCGCCGGTGATGAGCGCGGGGGTGATGATGGCGAACTTGAGCTGGAACAGCGCGAAGAGCAGCAGGGGAATGGTGGGCGCCAGGTCCGGGTGCGTCTCGCCGCCCACGCCGCTGAACATGAAGAACGTGCGCGGGTCGCCGATGAGCCCGTGGAAGCTGTCACCGAAGCTCAGGCTGAAGCCCACCACCACCCAGAGCAGGCTGATGACCGCCATGGCGATGAAGCTCTGGAGCAACGTGGAGACCACGTTCTTCAGCCGCACCATGCCGCCGTAGAAGAAGGACAGGCCGGGCGTCATCAGCAGCACCAGCGCCGTCGCCGTGAGGATCCACGCGGTGTCCGCACCGTTGATGGGCCCCCCCTGCTTCACCTGCGCCGCCGGGCTCACCAGCAGGCCCGCCACACCCACACCCACCAGAAGGGCCACCGCCAACCACTTCTTCATTGCGCCTCCTCACGGAAAGCTGACGCAATGCAGTATGGACCTGCCGTCCTTCAGTTTCAATGGTGGCTGCTCT comes from Pyxidicoccus parkwaysis and encodes:
- a CDS encoding vWA domain-containing protein, which gives rise to MAGHEVIVRPFSDVHRMGSKVVATLLHDPTVEGLDVALYMDGSASMEDEYGPRGVLAKLAPVKNLVEPQMRWMLEYLASKDRDGAVRVAYWATGDGSQLEALGDLTAVQAKDYRFPGPRFYGKATVMLPVLRDFVAHMKQQVPKGAKQGLAVIITDSQLSDGNDVRAYATQVAKEIAAGRLPRMNFVFVGVGDQVDEEQMEEISHEKYPGVGHLWCHRIADRMEEMAELVAVLVDETMTVAAGGTITDEQGKVLKSYEGRLPAVLEFDVPATCKAFTLEVAGQKFTQPIPEEHEDEDHHEEEAKQPEPVSAPSPATSRKHGGHRH
- a CDS encoding vWA domain-containing protein, with translation MGHEKPVEPFSDLHVEEGKVRAVLLHDPTVEGLDVAIYMDASGSMKDEYTYNTPSRSFLEWIRGAPLKEAANQVEPQVQWMLEYLATKDRNGMLRVAYWACGASGREVEVVGELKGVDVKQYKFPGAKKLGSHTYLTPALKDYVKYLKEQVPQGARRGCAVIVTDGQLHDAEEVEKFSEQVAKEIAAGKLPRLNFVLVGVGDGIDEEQLEHIAHTEFPGVGHLWCHRIAKEITQVAELVAVLVDENMTVAAGGTIYDDKGKVLKTYEGRLPAVLEFDVPEGAESFTLEVNGQRFTQPLPDEDHHDEDEDHH
- a CDS encoding serine/threonine-protein kinase → MTRPSDGDLRTDTVLRNTYKIASVLGRGGMGSVYLAQHLRLPGKQVAVKVLRGGEHLTQEIFTRFRREAEIASRLGHPNIVEVLDYDTLEDGTPFLVLEFLRGESLQSRLERGRIPLDEVFSYTRQMGSALQAAHGAGIVHRDLKPANVFLVPTDSGGVVGQRLKLLDFGISKVLTSETLQTQEATLIGTPQYMSPEQAMGKNREIDARTDIFALGCIVYEMMSGKPVFGAGTLAQMIFRVVYEPAEPLGPLCPEAPASAVSAVHRALSKSADERYPDVASFVEALTGSPLHTLSPPSGAQPLPRTPKAPSGIALPSQDAPKAPSGIALPTQQDAAEAFEATVAPGSVRVAPDATGRMGVVEMTPGGSGTGRFGVQPASGGPSTGRMGMVQPEPSGMARMDPPALEPTLISKQTDGVIPRAPQPVTAMTPPSQPVPQPLPFSIAPGSQQPGVATPASQSGAMAAAQPVAAPVSQPVSMPVAAAQPVGVPVAPQPAAKGRAPLIAAAVALFVAGGGVVWWMGHSGTSTPAPNTNPQATVQQPATGTNTGTQQPATGIQQVAAVQQPATGTQPQTAAPNGTEPGTPPQTATPNGTEPGTTATPPTVANTPPDKTPERPVGRPETKEVLPEEVAQLLAEGEKALASGDGKAAVDIARKSLRVKKTAAAYSLTTRGFCQMGDLGGARGELAKVARSDRARVLKYCQQHETDLSP
- a CDS encoding GNAT family N-acetyltransferase is translated as MATDKPQPQDALEVRVRRIHRRDLNRTWEFLKLVFRDVNRETVEYQRPRSKRRFMEVYTSEWIEQLLYEVDGEIVGYSECAFEATGDDNWVNPRWFEKRGMRPLFVEELAVHPDYQGRGVGSFMMDQLQHLARTRGCTHLVLEVAENNESALAWYRARNFYKLDAAIFMAQKVPGEPDLLPPRRIKRRPKVSPEAAASPNTGPMPETPAAKPAARKGRAAAKKSG
- a CDS encoding alpha/beta hydrolase family protein; translated protein: MNLSGPLRRALALLTLLLGTTAAAQAAGVGFRELALKDPVGGGPMTGLVFYPATQPSEPLPVDLWRVDAGRELEPVPGRYPLVLISHGHGGSRWGHHDFATALAREGFVVASLDHPGASYKDANGPLAGTDAVWLGRALHVRALLDGVLADPTVGPSVDPGRVGALGFSAGGYTTLLLAGAVPDFGRLDKYCRSKKQTVLCGILPKVRVTRPDLKDTAEPRIRAIFTMAPVGVFFDKAALKNVKVPVRLYAAAKDEVLPVADHAGHVRASLPTKPEYTLVPRAGHYVFLAPCTPETKAGEPELCEDPPGVDREKLHREWTADAVRFFTRTLAPAPVKP
- a CDS encoding ammonium transporter, producing the protein MKKWLAVALLVGVGVAGLLVSPAAQVKQGGPINGADTAWILTATALVLLMTPGLSFFYGGMVRLKNVVSTLLQSFIAMAVISLLWVVVGFSLSFGDSFHGLIGDPRTFFMFSGVGGETHPDLAPTIPLLLFALFQLKFAIITPALITGAFAERVRFKAYVLFMVLFTLFIYAPLAHWTWHPEGFLRQWGVLDFAGGTVVHMSAGFAALAGALVLGRRTVHVENAPHTPANVPFVMLGTGMLWFGWFGFNAGSALSASSLATLAFATTNTASAAAMLGWMAFDWLRGRKPSGMGACVGAVVGLVAVTPAAGFITVGQSIVVGLVASFVSNAAAHFKSRTAIDDTLDVFPCHGLGGVVGMVLTGVLAKDVGLIYGQTKTFLMHMLALVLVSVFSFVGSYLLYKLVDLFVPLRVTREQEDLGLDLSQHGETVGEVPVAPGAPHVPAAAASAPVAEPAEPRGPSVPLPA